The Candidatus Thorarchaeota archaeon nucleotide sequence ATTGTCCCAGTAGTCGAAGGCGACGGTGAAGTTGAAGCAGTACCTCTGCTGCTCAGACGTTTCTTGGAGCGTATGAACAGAGAAGACATAATTGTTGCCCGCGCCCTCAACGCACACGGCAGGTCTAACATCACCAAGCCCGGTGGCTTTGAGCGCTTGGTCGAATATGCTCAGAGAAAGGATGGTGCTGCCGGCATCCTCGTACTCATTGATGCGGATTCCGACTGTCCCAAGGAACTTGTCACAGGTCTGTGTATACGTGCTAAGCAAAGTCACTTAGTATGTCCATTGGTTCTGATAGCTGCCAAGCCTGAGTACGAGGCTTGGTTTCTTGCAAGCATAGAAACGA carries:
- a CDS encoding DUF4276 family protein; the encoded protein is MISIVPVVEGDGEVEAVPLLLRRFLERMNREDIIVARALNAHGRSNITKPGGFERLVEYAQRKDGAAGILVLIDADSDCPKELVTGLCIRAKQSHLVCPLVLIAAKPEYEAWFLASIETIRGRTLAGTPGLDSETSFEGDPERIRGAKEILGQHMGVGRTYKETLHQAPMTEYLDLNLAIQRSRSFRRLGNTLKQLLQFMDAGETRVTPDVCAC